In the genome of Acidobacteriota bacterium, the window AAAATATAGCGGATCTTTGACCGCCTGCTCGGCTTCCTCAAGCGTGACGCCTTTCGCCCGCCGAATCTGATGATAAAGCGTCGCGAGCTTGCCAAAATCACTCGATTTTCGGTGATCGATGATCTCGACGCCGTTGAGATTTGAACCAGTTTCAGATGCCAGCGAGCGGATCTTCTCTTCGTTCCCTAAAAGAGTAATTTTCGCGATCCTCTCCGCCGTGCATATCGCTGCGGCTTGAACGGTCCGAGCGTCTTCGCCCTCAGGCAATATAATGTGTTGTAGATCGGCGGCGGCCCGTTGGCGAATTTGTTGAAGGATCATAGGGGTTGGTTCGTTGATCGTTGTTGATTGTTTGTTGTCAGCCGAGTTTTCTCGCAACGAACAACGATCCACAAACAACCATCAAGCGACAAATTTACCATACAACCATTCTGCGCGAAACTTGCTCAAACATCCGCTATTCTTTAAACTTCGGGAAAGGCAAAAATATGAGCAAGAAAGAGCCCAAAAACAAGCTGCAACGTCGCGAAAAGTCTGAATTGAAGAGCCGTCTGCATGGCTTTCTTATGTTCCTGCCGAACATGGTCTTACTCCTCGGACGGCTTCTTAAGGACGCTCGGGTGCCGATCGCTGAAAAGGCCCTGTTTGCTGCCGCGATCGTTTATGTGATCTCACCGCTCGATTTCATTCCAGATGTTTTCCCGTTCATCGGGCAGGTTGATGATCTGTATGTTGTTGCATTAGTTCTGCTTAGGCTTGTGAATCGATCCGACGAAGCGGTCGTTCGCGAGCATTG includes:
- a CDS encoding DUF1232 domain-containing protein — encoded protein: MSKKEPKNKLQRREKSELKSRLHGFLMFLPNMVLLLGRLLKDARVPIAEKALFAAAIVYVISPLDFIPDVFPFIGQVDDLYVVALVLLRLVNRSDEAVVREHWSGGGDIVALSDQIANIAPKFLPKRVSRVLTSRVELAPAGQILRGVSKKEGPLVREIAVDEKIEIDARSRMAN